Proteins encoded within one genomic window of Novosphingobium sp. EMRT-2:
- a CDS encoding UTRA domain-containing protein — protein MRPKTDLMDITRAPDASDGPQYIALRDQIALNIEMGRLKPGTRLPSERQFQTGTGTARGTIREALFLLEAEGLIYRRDRSGWYVSPPAVTYDPTRWAGFMTYVREQGRKPGTETLHKHSVPASSGLADIFRVAPGAPLHVIDRRRTIDGRPVLVERITVDPALAPDLLAHSLDGSLTHILTTVYGVTVTRNRVDMRPCALVRDAADGLGVKSGTPGLLVVRTSFDAQGRVVEYDQEYWRHDAIRVHVDLTVRP, from the coding sequence ATGCGCCCCAAGACGGACCTCATGGACATCACCCGCGCGCCGGATGCTTCGGATGGGCCGCAGTATATCGCGCTGCGCGACCAGATTGCGCTGAACATCGAGATGGGGCGGCTGAAGCCGGGCACCCGTCTGCCGTCCGAGCGCCAGTTCCAGACGGGCACCGGCACCGCGCGCGGCACGATCCGCGAGGCGCTGTTCCTGCTGGAAGCCGAGGGTCTGATCTACCGGCGCGACCGCAGCGGCTGGTACGTCTCTCCTCCCGCCGTCACCTATGACCCGACACGCTGGGCGGGGTTCATGACCTATGTTCGCGAACAGGGGCGGAAACCTGGCACCGAGACGCTGCACAAGCACAGCGTGCCCGCGTCCTCCGGGTTGGCCGACATCTTCCGCGTGGCGCCGGGCGCGCCGCTGCACGTGATCGACCGCCGCCGCACGATCGACGGGCGCCCGGTGCTGGTCGAGCGCATCACCGTGGACCCGGCGTTGGCGCCGGACCTGCTGGCGCATTCGCTGGACGGGTCGCTGACGCATATCCTCACTACGGTCTATGGCGTCACCGTCACCCGCAACCGCGTGGACATGCGCCCGTGCGCGCTGGTGCGCGACGCGGCGGACGGGCTGGGCGTAAAATCGGGAACGCCCGGCCTGCTCGTCGTCCGCACCAGCTTCGACGCGCAGGGCCGCGTGGTGGAATACGACCAGGAATACTGGCGGCACGATGCGATCCGGGTCCATGTGGACCTGACCGTGCGTCCTTAG
- the phnX gene encoding phosphonoacetaldehyde hydrolase, with protein MMVPGLKAVVFDWAGTMIDFGCRAPVVALCKVFEEAGVPVSEAEARADMGKAKSDHIASILAAPRVRQAWIDRHGQAPGEAAVEELFAAVGPMMRTAAAECADLIPGAADVAGALRAAGVKIGSCTGYTREMMADILPRAAEQGYAPDMLVCAGETAEGRPSPLMLWRNLVELGVWPASACVKVDDAEVGIAEGLAAGTWTVGVAASGNGVGLSAAELAALDPADRAERIARARAALEAAGAHVVIDTVADLPAALAQLRFG; from the coding sequence ATGATGGTTCCGGGCCTTAAAGCGGTGGTGTTCGACTGGGCGGGCACGATGATCGATTTCGGCTGCCGCGCGCCGGTGGTGGCGCTGTGCAAGGTGTTCGAGGAAGCCGGCGTGCCGGTGAGCGAGGCGGAAGCCCGCGCCGACATGGGCAAGGCCAAGAGCGATCACATCGCCTCGATCCTCGCCGCGCCGCGCGTGCGCCAGGCCTGGATCGATCGCCACGGCCAGGCCCCCGGCGAGGCCGCGGTCGAGGAACTGTTCGCTGCCGTCGGCCCGATGATGCGCACGGCGGCGGCCGAATGCGCCGACCTCATCCCCGGCGCGGCCGATGTCGCGGGCGCCTTGCGCGCGGCGGGTGTGAAGATCGGCTCCTGCACCGGCTACACGCGCGAGATGATGGCCGACATCCTGCCCCGCGCCGCCGAACAGGGCTACGCCCCCGACATGCTGGTCTGCGCGGGCGAGACGGCAGAAGGCCGCCCTTCTCCGCTGATGCTGTGGCGCAATCTCGTCGAACTCGGGGTCTGGCCGGCCAGCGCCTGCGTCAAGGTGGACGATGCCGAAGTGGGCATTGCCGAAGGGCTGGCCGCCGGAACCTGGACCGTGGGCGTGGCCGCCAGCGGCAACGGTGTCGGCCTTTCGGCGGCGGAACTGGCCGCGCTCGATCCCGCGGACCGCGCGGAGCGGATCGCCCGGGCACGCGCCGCGCTGGAAGCGGCGGGAGCGCACGTGGTGATCGATACCGTGGCCGACCTGCCGGCGGCGCTGGCGCAACTGCGCTTCGGCTAA
- a CDS encoding TIGR03364 family FAD-dependent oxidoreductase, with protein MHDVIVVGAGIVGLAHALAAARRGRRVLVVDRDARANGASIRNFGFVTVTGQERGRVWDLARRSAAIWREVAGPAGIRVEQEGLLVVAQRAEAGRVLDAFMETEMAEGCRRLTAVEVGELCPQASAPAGALHSTIDLRVESREAIPRLAAWLAAAHGVAFRYGVAVAHIESGRVTCADGTVLDAEAVFVCPGDDWATLFPAIYAEEGIRRCKLQMLRLAAPEWRLPSPVMSDLSMVRYLGYAALPEAQALRARLESEEAKALGWGIHLIAVQSADGSLVVGDSHDYAPTPDPFSVDAIDAAMLRQYAAVLGAPPAVLERWTGTYASAAGHSIVRAPAEGVRLTVVTSGTGASTAFALAEDVVGDLFDSQGKA; from the coding sequence ATGCATGATGTGATCGTGGTGGGTGCGGGGATCGTCGGCCTCGCGCACGCGCTGGCGGCCGCGCGGCGCGGACGGCGCGTGCTGGTGGTCGACCGCGATGCGCGGGCCAATGGCGCGTCGATCCGCAATTTCGGGTTCGTCACGGTGACCGGGCAGGAACGCGGCCGGGTGTGGGACCTTGCCCGGCGCAGCGCCGCGATCTGGCGCGAGGTGGCCGGGCCGGCGGGCATCCGCGTGGAGCAGGAGGGCCTGCTCGTGGTGGCGCAGCGGGCCGAGGCGGGCCGCGTGCTCGATGCGTTCATGGAAACCGAAATGGCCGAAGGCTGCCGGCGACTGACGGCAGTGGAAGTCGGCGAACTGTGCCCGCAGGCAAGCGCCCCCGCCGGCGCCCTGCACAGCACGATCGACTTGCGCGTGGAATCGCGCGAGGCGATCCCCCGGCTCGCGGCCTGGCTGGCGGCGGCGCACGGCGTAGCGTTCCGCTATGGCGTCGCGGTCGCCCATATCGAAAGTGGCCGGGTGACCTGCGCCGACGGGACCGTGCTGGACGCCGAAGCGGTGTTCGTGTGCCCGGGTGACGACTGGGCGACGCTCTTTCCTGCGATCTATGCCGAGGAAGGCATTCGCCGCTGCAAGCTGCAGATGCTGCGCCTTGCCGCGCCCGAATGGCGCCTGCCCTCGCCGGTGATGAGCGATCTCAGCATGGTGCGCTATCTCGGCTATGCCGCGCTGCCCGAAGCGCAGGCCTTGCGCGCCCGGCTGGAGAGCGAGGAAGCGAAAGCGCTGGGCTGGGGCATCCACCTGATCGCGGTGCAGAGCGCCGATGGCAGCCTCGTCGTGGGGGACAGCCATGACTACGCGCCCACGCCCGACCCCTTTTCCGTGGACGCGATCGATGCGGCGATGCTGCGCCAGTACGCGGCGGTGCTGGGCGCGCCGCCCGCCGTTCTCGAACGCTGGACGGGGACCTATGCCTCCGCCGCCGGCCATTCGATCGTGCGCGCGCCGGCCGAGGGCGTGCGGCTGACCGTGGTCACCAGCGGCACCGGCGCCTCCACCGCCTTCGCGCTGGCCGAGGACGTGGTCGGCGATCTTTTCGACAGTCAGGGGAAAGCATGA
- a CDS encoding aromatic ring-hydroxylating dioxygenase subunit alpha: protein MLIRNCWYVAGWSHQFEAGKPTQRMLLGEPVVIWRTQEGAVVAMEDRCVHRLAPLSLGRVEGNAIRCLYHGLLFDADGRCREIPGQDAIPASACVRTYPAVERNNWIWVWMGDPDRADPSRIAPSKALDDPAWVLKTGELHYRAHYSLINDNLLDLTHLAYVHAASFGADEAWSRNRPRVEPIAEGVRSSRWIVGTPPTPPLGKAAEHERVDIWTSYDFVLPGVFLLYSALFPTGSAEAFGYEAPPAQAPSLFANFTSQAVTPTSESTTSYYFSWGPAAEHGDEAMAQAMIDVAIMAFNEDKTMIEAQQRIIDTDPGRRVMPTSADKAITLFTRLMQSQDG from the coding sequence ATGCTGATCCGCAATTGCTGGTATGTCGCCGGATGGAGCCACCAGTTCGAGGCGGGTAAGCCCACGCAGCGCATGCTGCTGGGCGAACCCGTCGTCATCTGGCGCACGCAAGAGGGCGCGGTGGTGGCGATGGAGGATCGCTGCGTCCACCGCCTCGCCCCGCTTTCGTTGGGCCGCGTCGAAGGGAACGCGATCCGCTGCCTGTATCACGGCTTGCTGTTCGACGCGGACGGGCGCTGTCGTGAAATTCCGGGGCAGGATGCCATTCCGGCCTCGGCCTGCGTCCGGACCTACCCGGCGGTCGAGCGGAACAACTGGATATGGGTGTGGATGGGCGATCCCGACCGCGCCGATCCATCGCGGATCGCCCCGTCCAAAGCGCTGGATGATCCCGCGTGGGTGCTCAAGACCGGTGAACTGCACTATCGGGCGCACTATTCGCTGATCAACGACAACCTGCTCGATCTCACCCACCTGGCCTATGTCCATGCCGCCAGCTTCGGCGCGGACGAGGCATGGTCGCGCAACCGCCCCAGGGTCGAACCGATCGCGGAAGGGGTGCGTTCGTCGCGCTGGATCGTCGGCACTCCGCCAACGCCGCCCCTGGGAAAGGCGGCGGAACACGAACGGGTGGATATCTGGACATCCTACGATTTCGTGCTGCCCGGCGTGTTCCTGCTGTACAGCGCGCTGTTCCCCACCGGCAGCGCGGAAGCGTTCGGGTACGAAGCACCCCCGGCGCAAGCGCCTTCGCTGTTCGCCAATTTCACCAGCCAGGCGGTGACTCCCACCAGCGAAAGCACGACGAGCTATTACTTTTCCTGGGGGCCGGCGGCCGAGCATGGCGACGAAGCCATGGCGCAGGCGATGATCGACGTGGCAATCATGGCGTTCAACGAGGACAAGACGATGATCGAGGCGCAGCAGCGCATCATCGATACCGACCCCGGCCGCCGCGTCATGCCAACGTCGGCCGACAAGGCGATCACGCTGTTCACAAGGCTGATGCAATCGCAGGACGGGTGA